From Melanotaenia boesemani isolate fMelBoe1 chromosome 12, fMelBoe1.pri, whole genome shotgun sequence, a single genomic window includes:
- the LOC121650850 gene encoding uncharacterized protein LOC121650850 isoform X3, with protein sequence MLTDTSETCRCCEETAAPCTIGMASRKRRKAPSKDAAEHVSQGIDKKAHLEVKFINPFKGRGVFANTQFQKGDFVVEYRGELISSAESQRRRRIYHSKCTVFMFDFYWKDKWWCIDASQEDDSLGRLVNDDHKNPNCKIKKILTDCKPHLCLFALRDIDPGEEITYDYGGTEWPWRQEVDNQSNVPASVEAEVPGRSDQAPEEASLSTKRVDNQSNVPASVEAEVPGRSDQAPEEASLSTKRVDNQSNVPASVEAEVPGRSDQAPEEASLSTKRVDNQSNVPASVEAEVPGRSDQAPEEASLSTKRRFLPHPYDSTSSDQEEFVPRLRRTKSIQMKNVIDFESDELFDPCTSGSGEEYVPESCEDSSDFDDNNDILEITNERHAKLKRLIEIAHSEHGLFSTAEDNSYNSTSAQSPNRGRSPTKEKHSCPKSKRRRPNSLPSRTCTRGALSSEQSGTSNTEDHSINSATVLKDSSDKSTTIVTEDVASPTLFMPAVQKKDNGSRKYNKKQYCLFCKKGFIKIARHLERAHHSKPEVAQAMALPKGSKERRLHLEHLRNRGNFAHNVEVLDTGTGNLVPRKLPQEDSKVQDFLHCIYCQGFFRKKILWRHMSICKFKPGTSKKPGKTRVQALCAFAVPPPPDVSTEFWKMLNCMLQDEVYSAVKSDSLIMEYGEHLFNRLGYDVAKHEYIRQKMRELGRLLICSRGMTPLKTMKDHVLPGNFMHVIDSVRQLAGYVNETKTFKCPSLALKIGHNLNKVSQLVESRANVQMNYSEAKSAHAFRKVYEARWNEFISAASLRTLREAKWNAPQLLPFTQDVQTLQSYLEVQQQHCYSELSTETSPQTWANLAKVTLAQVILFNRRRAGEVSKIPLSAYLSSNASHGPDDVNDALSELEKKLCKHFRRIEIRGKRERKVPVLLTPTMQQSLDRLVSKRQECGVPESNTYLFARPSAWTCYRGSDCLQHFASVCGAKNPENLTSTRLRKQTGTLSQVLNLSNTELDQLADFLGHDIRVHRQFYRLPEGTLQLAKISKVLLAMERGRLAEFKGKSLDDICIDPDEHVHVDSDAEDGYQSDTQEKAVTSTEMETKMTAIPDVEHMDVERCETEQGDMMPSQSSEFKSQGKNKARRAFKRKVWEKEETLAVEKHMMSFITSCRVPGKSDCDKCLQQEKDALKERNWLAIKFYIKNRITALKKKV encoded by the exons GGAATATAGAGGGGAATTGATAAGTTCAGCAGAATCtcaaaggaggaggagaatatATCACAGTAAATGCACtgtgtttatgtttgatttttactGGAAAGACAAATGGTGGTG CATTGATGCATCTCAAGAGGATGACAGTCTTGGAAGATTAGTCAATGATGATCACAAGAATCCAAATTGCAAGATCAAGAAGATATTGACAGACTGCAAGCCACACCTCTGCCTATTTGCCTTGCGTGACATCGATCCTGGAGAAGAGATAACGTACGACTATGGAGGCACAGAATGGCCATGGAGGCAAGAG GTTGACAATCAGTCAAATGTGCCTGCATCTGTTGAAGCCGAGGTCCCTGGAAGGTCAGACCAGGCTCCAGAGGAGGCGTCCCTGTCTACAAAACGG GTTGACAATCAGTCAAATGTGCCTGCATCTGTTGAAGCCGAAGTCCCTGGAAGGTCAGACCAGGCTCCAGAGGAGGCGTCACTGTCTACAAAACGG GTTGACAATCAGTCAAATGTGCCTGCATCTGTTGAAGCCGAAGTCCCTGGAAGGTCAGACCAGGCTCCAGAGGAGGCGTCACTGTCTACAAAACGG GTTGACAATCAGTCAAATGTGCCTGCATCTGTTGAAGCCGAGGTCCCTGGAAGGTCAGACCAGGCTCCAGAGGAGGCGTCACTGTCTACAAAACGG AGGTTTCTTCCTCATCCATATGATTCTACTTCTTCTGACCAGGAAGAGTTTGTCCCTAGATTGAGACGGACTAAAAGCATTCAG atgaAGAATGTCATTGATTTTGAATCGGATGAGCTCTTTGACCCCTGCACAAGTGGCAGTGGGGAAGAATATGTTCCTGAGAGTTGTGAAGATTCTTCTGATTTTGATGACAATAATGACATCCTTGAGATTACTAATGAGAGACATGCGAAACTCAAAAGGTTAATAGAAATTGCTCATTCTGAACATGGATTATTCTCAACAGCAGAAGATAATAGCTATAATAGCACTTCAGCTCAGAGTCCTAACCGAGGACGCTCACCCACTAAAGAAAAGCATTCTTGTCCAAAATCTAAAAGGCGACGCCCAAACAGTTTACCCAGTCGAACATGCACTCGTGGGGCCCTGTCATCGGAACAAAGTGGAACATCGAACACTGAAGACCACTCTATAAATTCCGCTACTGTTCTTAAAGACTCTTCTGACAAGTCTACCACCATAGTTACAGAAGATGTAGCTTCCCCCACACTTTTTATGCCTGCTGTACAAAAAAAGGACAATGGATCAAGGAAGTACAACAAAAAGCAATACTGCTTGTTCTGTAAGAAGGGATTCATAAAAATAGCAAGACATTTGGAGCGTGCTCATCACAGCAAACCAGAAGTTGCACAGGCTATGGCTCTTCCTAAAGGTTCCAAAGAAAGAAGATTGCATCTGGAACATCTGAGGAACAGAGGCAACTTTGCACACAATGTTGAGGTACTAGATACTGGCACTGGAAATCTTGTGCCACGTAAACTACCTCAAGAAGATTCCAAAGTGCAAGATTTTCTTCACTGTATTTATTGCCAAggctttttcagaaaaaaaatcctttggaGGCACATGTCAATCTGCAAGTTCAAACCTGGGACATCAAAGAAACCTGGCAAAACACGGGTCCAGGCTCTTTGTGCCTTTGCAGTACCCCCACCGCCAGATGTCTCAACAGAATTTTGGAAAATGTTAAACTGTATGCTCCAAGATGAAGTTTATTCAGCTGTCAAATCCGATTCCCTTATCATGGAGTATGGTGAGCACCTATTCAACAGGCTTGGCTATGATGTGGCAAAACATGAATACATTCGCCAAAAAATGCGAGAACTGGGCAGGCTGTTAATATGTTCCAGGGGAATGACCCCTTTGAAAACTATGAAAGATCACGTCCTACCAGGAAATTTCATGCATGTCATTGACTCAGTGAGACAGTTGGCAGGGTATGTCAATGAAACCAAAACATTCAAGTGCCCGAGCCTTGCTCTAAAAATTGGACACAATTTGAATAAGGTTTCACAACTTGTTGAAAGCCGTGCAAATGTTCAGATGAACTACAGTGAAGCAAAATCTGCTCATGCATTCAGAAAAGTATACGAGGCCAGATGGAACGAATTCATATCCGCTGCATCACTTAGAACCCTTCGGGAAGCAAAGTGGAATGCACCTCAGTTGCTTCCATTTACTCAAGATGTCCAGACACTTCAGTCTTATTTAGAAGTACAACAGCAACATTGTTACAGTGAACTGTCTACAGAGACATCACCCCAGACATGGGCAAACCTGGCAAAAGTAACTTTGGCTCAAGTGATCCTATTCAACAGACGGAGAGCAGGAGAGGTGTCGAAAATACCTCTCTCTGCCTATTTATCCTCAAATGCCTCACATGGTCCAGATGATGTAAATGACGCTCTTTCTGAGCTTGAAAAAAAACTCTGCAAACATTTCAGGAGGATAGAGATCAGaggcaaaagggaaagaaaagttCCTGTTCTTTTGACTCCAACAATGCAGCAGTCATTGGATAGGCTTGTTTCTAAACGTCAAGAATGTGGGGTGCCTGAAAGTAATACTTACCTATTTGCAAGACCATCTGCTTGGACATGCTACCGTGGATCAGATTGCCTTCAGCACTTTGCCAGTGTCTGTGGTGccaaaaatccagaaaatctCACCTCTACCAGATTGCGCAAGCAAACGGGAACTCTTTCTCAAGTTTTAAATCTCAGTAATACAGAGCTGGACCAGTTGGCTGATTTTCTCGGCCATGATATAAGAGTGCATCGCCAGTTCTACAGACTTCCTGAAGGTACCCTCCAACTTGCTAAAATTAGTAAAGTGCTACTGGCAATGGAGCGGGGACGTCTGGCAGAATTCAAAGGCAAGAGCTTGGATGATATCTGCATTGATCCTGATG AGCATGTGCATGTGGACAGTGACGCAGAGGACGGCTATCAGTCTGACACACAAG agaaAGCTGTTACATCCACTGAGATGGAGACAAAGATGACTGCAATACCAGATGTGGAACATATGGATGTTGAGAGATGTGAAACAGAGCAAGGTGACATGATGCCTTCACAATCCTCAGAATTCAAGTCGCAAGGGAAGAATAAAG CTCGCAGAGCATTCAAGAGAAAGGTGTGGGAGAAGGAGGAGACCCTTGCTGTGGAGAAACACATGATGTctttcatcacttcctgtcgTGTACCTGGAAAAAGTGACTGCGACAAGTGTCTTCAACAGGAAAAAGAtgcattaaaagaaagaaattggtTGGCCATCAAGTTTTACATTAAGAATCGCATCACAGCcctaaaaaagaaagtttag
- the LOC121650850 gene encoding uncharacterized protein LOC121650850 isoform X1, whose protein sequence is MLTDTSETCRCCEETAAPCTIGMASRKRRKAPSKDAAEHVSQGIDKKAHLEVKFINPFKGRGVFANTQFQKGDFVVEYRGELISSAESQRRRRIYHSKCTVFMFDFYWKDKWWCIDASQEDDSLGRLVNDDHKNPNCKIKKILTDCKPHLCLFALRDIDPGEEITYDYGGTEWPWRQEVDNQSNVPASVEAEVPGRSDRAPEEASLSTKRVDNQSNVPASVEAEVPGRSDQAPEEASLSTKRVDNQSNVPASVEAEVPGRSDQAPEEASLSTKRVDNQSNVPASVEAEVPGRSDQAPEEASLSTKRVDNQSNVPASVEAEVPGRSDQAPEEASLSTKRVDNQSNVPASVEAEVPGRSDQAPEEASLSTKRRFLPHPYDSTSSDQEEFVPRLRRTKSIQMKNVIDFESDELFDPCTSGSGEEYVPESCEDSSDFDDNNDILEITNERHAKLKRLIEIAHSEHGLFSTAEDNSYNSTSAQSPNRGRSPTKEKHSCPKSKRRRPNSLPSRTCTRGALSSEQSGTSNTEDHSINSATVLKDSSDKSTTIVTEDVASPTLFMPAVQKKDNGSRKYNKKQYCLFCKKGFIKIARHLERAHHSKPEVAQAMALPKGSKERRLHLEHLRNRGNFAHNVEVLDTGTGNLVPRKLPQEDSKVQDFLHCIYCQGFFRKKILWRHMSICKFKPGTSKKPGKTRVQALCAFAVPPPPDVSTEFWKMLNCMLQDEVYSAVKSDSLIMEYGEHLFNRLGYDVAKHEYIRQKMRELGRLLICSRGMTPLKTMKDHVLPGNFMHVIDSVRQLAGYVNETKTFKCPSLALKIGHNLNKVSQLVESRANVQMNYSEAKSAHAFRKVYEARWNEFISAASLRTLREAKWNAPQLLPFTQDVQTLQSYLEVQQQHCYSELSTETSPQTWANLAKVTLAQVILFNRRRAGEVSKIPLSAYLSSNASHGPDDVNDALSELEKKLCKHFRRIEIRGKRERKVPVLLTPTMQQSLDRLVSKRQECGVPESNTYLFARPSAWTCYRGSDCLQHFASVCGAKNPENLTSTRLRKQTGTLSQVLNLSNTELDQLADFLGHDIRVHRQFYRLPEGTLQLAKISKVLLAMERGRLAEFKGKSLDDICIDPDEHVHVDSDAEDGYQSDTQEKAVTSTEMETKMTAIPDVEHMDVERCETEQGDMMPSQSSEFKSQGKNKARRAFKRKVWEKEETLAVEKHMMSFITSCRVPGKSDCDKCLQQEKDALKERNWLAIKFYIKNRITALKKKV, encoded by the exons GGAATATAGAGGGGAATTGATAAGTTCAGCAGAATCtcaaaggaggaggagaatatATCACAGTAAATGCACtgtgtttatgtttgatttttactGGAAAGACAAATGGTGGTG CATTGATGCATCTCAAGAGGATGACAGTCTTGGAAGATTAGTCAATGATGATCACAAGAATCCAAATTGCAAGATCAAGAAGATATTGACAGACTGCAAGCCACACCTCTGCCTATTTGCCTTGCGTGACATCGATCCTGGAGAAGAGATAACGTACGACTATGGAGGCACAGAATGGCCATGGAGGCAAGAG GTTGACAATCAGTCAAATGTGCCTGCATCTGTTGAAGCCGAAGTCCCTGGAAGGTCAGACCGGGCTCCAGAGGAGGCGTCACTGTCTACAAAACGG GTTGACAATCAGTCAAATGTGCCTGCATCTGTTGAAGCCGAAGTCCCTGGAAGGTCAGACCAGGCTCCAGAGGAGGCGTCACTGTCTACAAAACGG GTTGACAATCAGTCAAATGTGCCTGCATCTGTTGAAGCCGAGGTCCCTGGAAGGTCAGACCAGGCTCCAGAGGAGGCGTCCCTGTCTACAAAACGG GTTGACAATCAGTCAAATGTGCCTGCATCTGTTGAAGCCGAAGTCCCTGGAAGGTCAGACCAGGCTCCAGAGGAGGCGTCACTGTCTACAAAACGG GTTGACAATCAGTCAAATGTGCCTGCATCTGTTGAAGCCGAAGTCCCTGGAAGGTCAGACCAGGCTCCAGAGGAGGCGTCACTGTCTACAAAACGG GTTGACAATCAGTCAAATGTGCCTGCATCTGTTGAAGCCGAGGTCCCTGGAAGGTCAGACCAGGCTCCAGAGGAGGCGTCACTGTCTACAAAACGG AGGTTTCTTCCTCATCCATATGATTCTACTTCTTCTGACCAGGAAGAGTTTGTCCCTAGATTGAGACGGACTAAAAGCATTCAG atgaAGAATGTCATTGATTTTGAATCGGATGAGCTCTTTGACCCCTGCACAAGTGGCAGTGGGGAAGAATATGTTCCTGAGAGTTGTGAAGATTCTTCTGATTTTGATGACAATAATGACATCCTTGAGATTACTAATGAGAGACATGCGAAACTCAAAAGGTTAATAGAAATTGCTCATTCTGAACATGGATTATTCTCAACAGCAGAAGATAATAGCTATAATAGCACTTCAGCTCAGAGTCCTAACCGAGGACGCTCACCCACTAAAGAAAAGCATTCTTGTCCAAAATCTAAAAGGCGACGCCCAAACAGTTTACCCAGTCGAACATGCACTCGTGGGGCCCTGTCATCGGAACAAAGTGGAACATCGAACACTGAAGACCACTCTATAAATTCCGCTACTGTTCTTAAAGACTCTTCTGACAAGTCTACCACCATAGTTACAGAAGATGTAGCTTCCCCCACACTTTTTATGCCTGCTGTACAAAAAAAGGACAATGGATCAAGGAAGTACAACAAAAAGCAATACTGCTTGTTCTGTAAGAAGGGATTCATAAAAATAGCAAGACATTTGGAGCGTGCTCATCACAGCAAACCAGAAGTTGCACAGGCTATGGCTCTTCCTAAAGGTTCCAAAGAAAGAAGATTGCATCTGGAACATCTGAGGAACAGAGGCAACTTTGCACACAATGTTGAGGTACTAGATACTGGCACTGGAAATCTTGTGCCACGTAAACTACCTCAAGAAGATTCCAAAGTGCAAGATTTTCTTCACTGTATTTATTGCCAAggctttttcagaaaaaaaatcctttggaGGCACATGTCAATCTGCAAGTTCAAACCTGGGACATCAAAGAAACCTGGCAAAACACGGGTCCAGGCTCTTTGTGCCTTTGCAGTACCCCCACCGCCAGATGTCTCAACAGAATTTTGGAAAATGTTAAACTGTATGCTCCAAGATGAAGTTTATTCAGCTGTCAAATCCGATTCCCTTATCATGGAGTATGGTGAGCACCTATTCAACAGGCTTGGCTATGATGTGGCAAAACATGAATACATTCGCCAAAAAATGCGAGAACTGGGCAGGCTGTTAATATGTTCCAGGGGAATGACCCCTTTGAAAACTATGAAAGATCACGTCCTACCAGGAAATTTCATGCATGTCATTGACTCAGTGAGACAGTTGGCAGGGTATGTCAATGAAACCAAAACATTCAAGTGCCCGAGCCTTGCTCTAAAAATTGGACACAATTTGAATAAGGTTTCACAACTTGTTGAAAGCCGTGCAAATGTTCAGATGAACTACAGTGAAGCAAAATCTGCTCATGCATTCAGAAAAGTATACGAGGCCAGATGGAACGAATTCATATCCGCTGCATCACTTAGAACCCTTCGGGAAGCAAAGTGGAATGCACCTCAGTTGCTTCCATTTACTCAAGATGTCCAGACACTTCAGTCTTATTTAGAAGTACAACAGCAACATTGTTACAGTGAACTGTCTACAGAGACATCACCCCAGACATGGGCAAACCTGGCAAAAGTAACTTTGGCTCAAGTGATCCTATTCAACAGACGGAGAGCAGGAGAGGTGTCGAAAATACCTCTCTCTGCCTATTTATCCTCAAATGCCTCACATGGTCCAGATGATGTAAATGACGCTCTTTCTGAGCTTGAAAAAAAACTCTGCAAACATTTCAGGAGGATAGAGATCAGaggcaaaagggaaagaaaagttCCTGTTCTTTTGACTCCAACAATGCAGCAGTCATTGGATAGGCTTGTTTCTAAACGTCAAGAATGTGGGGTGCCTGAAAGTAATACTTACCTATTTGCAAGACCATCTGCTTGGACATGCTACCGTGGATCAGATTGCCTTCAGCACTTTGCCAGTGTCTGTGGTGccaaaaatccagaaaatctCACCTCTACCAGATTGCGCAAGCAAACGGGAACTCTTTCTCAAGTTTTAAATCTCAGTAATACAGAGCTGGACCAGTTGGCTGATTTTCTCGGCCATGATATAAGAGTGCATCGCCAGTTCTACAGACTTCCTGAAGGTACCCTCCAACTTGCTAAAATTAGTAAAGTGCTACTGGCAATGGAGCGGGGACGTCTGGCAGAATTCAAAGGCAAGAGCTTGGATGATATCTGCATTGATCCTGATG AGCATGTGCATGTGGACAGTGACGCAGAGGACGGCTATCAGTCTGACACACAAG agaaAGCTGTTACATCCACTGAGATGGAGACAAAGATGACTGCAATACCAGATGTGGAACATATGGATGTTGAGAGATGTGAAACAGAGCAAGGTGACATGATGCCTTCACAATCCTCAGAATTCAAGTCGCAAGGGAAGAATAAAG CTCGCAGAGCATTCAAGAGAAAGGTGTGGGAGAAGGAGGAGACCCTTGCTGTGGAGAAACACATGATGTctttcatcacttcctgtcgTGTACCTGGAAAAAGTGACTGCGACAAGTGTCTTCAACAGGAAAAAGAtgcattaaaagaaagaaattggtTGGCCATCAAGTTTTACATTAAGAATCGCATCACAGCcctaaaaaagaaagtttag
- the LOC121650850 gene encoding uncharacterized protein LOC121650850 isoform X2, producing the protein MLTDTSETCRCCEETAAPCTIGMASRKRRKAPSKDAAEHVSQGIDKKAHLEVKFINPFKGRGVFANTQFQKGDFVVEYRGELISSAESQRRRRIYHSKCTVFMFDFYWKDKWWCIDASQEDDSLGRLVNDDHKNPNCKIKKILTDCKPHLCLFALRDIDPGEEITYDYGGTEWPWRQEVDNQSNVPASVEAEVPGRSDRAPEEASLSTKRVDNQSNVPASVEAEVPGRSDQAPEEASLSTKRVDNQSNVPASVEAEVPGRSDQAPEEASLSTKRVDNQSNVPASVEAEVPGRSDQAPEEASLSTKRVDNQSNVPASVEAEVPGRSDQAPEEASLSTKRVDNQSNVPASVEAEVPGRSDQAPEEASLSTKRRFLPHPYDSTSSDQEEFVPRLRRTKSIQMKNVIDFESDELFDPCTSGSGEEYVPESCEDSSDFDDNNDILEITNERHAKLKRLIEIAHSEHGLFSTAEDNSYNSTSAQSPNRGRSPTKEKHSCPKSKRRRPNSLPSRTCTRGALSSEQSGTSNTEDHSINSATVLKDSSDKSTTIVTEDVASPTLFMPAVQKKDNGSRKYNKKQYCLFCKKGFIKIARHLERAHHSKPEVAQAMALPKGSKERRLHLEHLRNRGNFAHNVEVLDTGTGNLVPRKLPQEDSKVQDFLHCIYCQGFFRKKILWRHMSICKFKPGTSKKPGKTRVQALCAFAVPPPPDVSTEFWKMLNCMLQDEVYSAVKSDSLIMEYGEHLFNRLGYDVAKHEYIRQKMRELGRLLICSRGMTPLKTMKDHVLPGNFMHVIDSVRQLAGYVNETKTFKCPSLALKIGHNLNKVSQLVESRANVQMNYSEAKSAHAFRKVYEARWNEFISAASLRTLREAKWNAPQLLPFTQDVQTLQSYLEVQQQHCYSELSTETSPQTWANLAKVTLAQVILFNRRRAGEVSKIPLSAYLSSNASHGPDDVNDALSELEKKLCKHFRRIEIRGKRERKVPVLLTPTMQQSLDRLVSKRQECGVPESNTYLFARPSAWTCYRGSDCLQHFASVCGAKNPENLTSTRLRKQTGTLSQVLNLSNTELDQLADFLGHDIRVHRQFYRLPEGTLQLAKISKVLLAMERGRLAEFKGKSLDDICIDPDEHVHVDSDAEDGYQSDTQEKAVTSTEMETKMTAIPDVEHMDVERCETEQGDMMPSQSSEFKSQGKNKVLYDLQKGWSPKCMVWSWVLTM; encoded by the exons GGAATATAGAGGGGAATTGATAAGTTCAGCAGAATCtcaaaggaggaggagaatatATCACAGTAAATGCACtgtgtttatgtttgatttttactGGAAAGACAAATGGTGGTG CATTGATGCATCTCAAGAGGATGACAGTCTTGGAAGATTAGTCAATGATGATCACAAGAATCCAAATTGCAAGATCAAGAAGATATTGACAGACTGCAAGCCACACCTCTGCCTATTTGCCTTGCGTGACATCGATCCTGGAGAAGAGATAACGTACGACTATGGAGGCACAGAATGGCCATGGAGGCAAGAG GTTGACAATCAGTCAAATGTGCCTGCATCTGTTGAAGCCGAAGTCCCTGGAAGGTCAGACCGGGCTCCAGAGGAGGCGTCACTGTCTACAAAACGG GTTGACAATCAGTCAAATGTGCCTGCATCTGTTGAAGCCGAAGTCCCTGGAAGGTCAGACCAGGCTCCAGAGGAGGCGTCACTGTCTACAAAACGG GTTGACAATCAGTCAAATGTGCCTGCATCTGTTGAAGCCGAGGTCCCTGGAAGGTCAGACCAGGCTCCAGAGGAGGCGTCCCTGTCTACAAAACGG GTTGACAATCAGTCAAATGTGCCTGCATCTGTTGAAGCCGAAGTCCCTGGAAGGTCAGACCAGGCTCCAGAGGAGGCGTCACTGTCTACAAAACGG GTTGACAATCAGTCAAATGTGCCTGCATCTGTTGAAGCCGAAGTCCCTGGAAGGTCAGACCAGGCTCCAGAGGAGGCGTCACTGTCTACAAAACGG GTTGACAATCAGTCAAATGTGCCTGCATCTGTTGAAGCCGAGGTCCCTGGAAGGTCAGACCAGGCTCCAGAGGAGGCGTCACTGTCTACAAAACGG AGGTTTCTTCCTCATCCATATGATTCTACTTCTTCTGACCAGGAAGAGTTTGTCCCTAGATTGAGACGGACTAAAAGCATTCAG atgaAGAATGTCATTGATTTTGAATCGGATGAGCTCTTTGACCCCTGCACAAGTGGCAGTGGGGAAGAATATGTTCCTGAGAGTTGTGAAGATTCTTCTGATTTTGATGACAATAATGACATCCTTGAGATTACTAATGAGAGACATGCGAAACTCAAAAGGTTAATAGAAATTGCTCATTCTGAACATGGATTATTCTCAACAGCAGAAGATAATAGCTATAATAGCACTTCAGCTCAGAGTCCTAACCGAGGACGCTCACCCACTAAAGAAAAGCATTCTTGTCCAAAATCTAAAAGGCGACGCCCAAACAGTTTACCCAGTCGAACATGCACTCGTGGGGCCCTGTCATCGGAACAAAGTGGAACATCGAACACTGAAGACCACTCTATAAATTCCGCTACTGTTCTTAAAGACTCTTCTGACAAGTCTACCACCATAGTTACAGAAGATGTAGCTTCCCCCACACTTTTTATGCCTGCTGTACAAAAAAAGGACAATGGATCAAGGAAGTACAACAAAAAGCAATACTGCTTGTTCTGTAAGAAGGGATTCATAAAAATAGCAAGACATTTGGAGCGTGCTCATCACAGCAAACCAGAAGTTGCACAGGCTATGGCTCTTCCTAAAGGTTCCAAAGAAAGAAGATTGCATCTGGAACATCTGAGGAACAGAGGCAACTTTGCACACAATGTTGAGGTACTAGATACTGGCACTGGAAATCTTGTGCCACGTAAACTACCTCAAGAAGATTCCAAAGTGCAAGATTTTCTTCACTGTATTTATTGCCAAggctttttcagaaaaaaaatcctttggaGGCACATGTCAATCTGCAAGTTCAAACCTGGGACATCAAAGAAACCTGGCAAAACACGGGTCCAGGCTCTTTGTGCCTTTGCAGTACCCCCACCGCCAGATGTCTCAACAGAATTTTGGAAAATGTTAAACTGTATGCTCCAAGATGAAGTTTATTCAGCTGTCAAATCCGATTCCCTTATCATGGAGTATGGTGAGCACCTATTCAACAGGCTTGGCTATGATGTGGCAAAACATGAATACATTCGCCAAAAAATGCGAGAACTGGGCAGGCTGTTAATATGTTCCAGGGGAATGACCCCTTTGAAAACTATGAAAGATCACGTCCTACCAGGAAATTTCATGCATGTCATTGACTCAGTGAGACAGTTGGCAGGGTATGTCAATGAAACCAAAACATTCAAGTGCCCGAGCCTTGCTCTAAAAATTGGACACAATTTGAATAAGGTTTCACAACTTGTTGAAAGCCGTGCAAATGTTCAGATGAACTACAGTGAAGCAAAATCTGCTCATGCATTCAGAAAAGTATACGAGGCCAGATGGAACGAATTCATATCCGCTGCATCACTTAGAACCCTTCGGGAAGCAAAGTGGAATGCACCTCAGTTGCTTCCATTTACTCAAGATGTCCAGACACTTCAGTCTTATTTAGAAGTACAACAGCAACATTGTTACAGTGAACTGTCTACAGAGACATCACCCCAGACATGGGCAAACCTGGCAAAAGTAACTTTGGCTCAAGTGATCCTATTCAACAGACGGAGAGCAGGAGAGGTGTCGAAAATACCTCTCTCTGCCTATTTATCCTCAAATGCCTCACATGGTCCAGATGATGTAAATGACGCTCTTTCTGAGCTTGAAAAAAAACTCTGCAAACATTTCAGGAGGATAGAGATCAGaggcaaaagggaaagaaaagttCCTGTTCTTTTGACTCCAACAATGCAGCAGTCATTGGATAGGCTTGTTTCTAAACGTCAAGAATGTGGGGTGCCTGAAAGTAATACTTACCTATTTGCAAGACCATCTGCTTGGACATGCTACCGTGGATCAGATTGCCTTCAGCACTTTGCCAGTGTCTGTGGTGccaaaaatccagaaaatctCACCTCTACCAGATTGCGCAAGCAAACGGGAACTCTTTCTCAAGTTTTAAATCTCAGTAATACAGAGCTGGACCAGTTGGCTGATTTTCTCGGCCATGATATAAGAGTGCATCGCCAGTTCTACAGACTTCCTGAAGGTACCCTCCAACTTGCTAAAATTAGTAAAGTGCTACTGGCAATGGAGCGGGGACGTCTGGCAGAATTCAAAGGCAAGAGCTTGGATGATATCTGCATTGATCCTGATG AGCATGTGCATGTGGACAGTGACGCAGAGGACGGCTATCAGTCTGACACACAAG agaaAGCTGTTACATCCACTGAGATGGAGACAAAGATGACTGCAATACCAGATGTGGAACATATGGATGTTGAGAGATGTGAAACAGAGCAAGGTGACATGATGCCTTCACAATCCTCAGAATTCAAGTCGCAAGGGAAGAATAAAG